The following coding sequences lie in one Portunus trituberculatus isolate SZX2019 chromosome 26, ASM1759143v1, whole genome shotgun sequence genomic window:
- the LOC123509337 gene encoding insecticyanin-A-like gives MVLFLLRQQALAVVVVVVVVMVVVVTTAPPPPQDTTGSPTPSFLMGSPCPDVTPSQDFDAPAFGGTWHKFGGLPNEQEITKNCTIYNYKYTGSGFDVTESGIDGAGQRVNQTNSFQQVTPGIADFVTRVEGLEAHLQVLKTDYTSMACLYTCHTVRETHRVHLAWILSRGKDLDRKKIAECQVLLKNAKVPLIQLEKISHGEECL, from the exons ATGGTGCTCTTTTTATTAAG gcaACAGgcactggcggtggtggtggtggtggtggtggtgatggtggtggtggtgacgacagcaccaccaccaccacaagacacCACGGGCTCCCCCACCCCTTCCTTTCTAATGGGCAGCCCGTGTCCTGATGTCACTCCCAGCCAGGACTTTGATGCCcccgcg ttcgGCGGGACCTGGCATAAGTTTGGAGGTCTTCCTAATGAACAAGAGATCACCAAGAATTGTACCATATATAACTACAAGTATACag gttcAGGCTTCGATGTGACAGAGAGTGGCATAGATGGGGCAGGACAGAGAGTCAATCAGACAAACTCCTTTCAACAAGTCACGCCCGGGATTGCAGATTTCGTGACGCGCGTTgagg gcTTGGAGGCACATCTGCAGGTGTTGAAGACAGACTACACCTCCATGGCGTGCCTGTACACCTGTCACACTGTCAGGGAGACACACAGAGTTCACCTGGCGTGGATTCTGTCACGGGGCAAAGATTTAGACAGAAAGAAG atcgCAGAGTGCCAAGTTCTCCTGAAAAACGCAAAGGTCCCACTCATCCAACTTGAAAAGATCAGCCACGGAGAGGAGTGCCTGTGA
- the LOC123509336 gene encoding golgin subfamily A member 6-like protein 2 isoform X2, whose amino-acid sequence MEPAGGKVEPAGEEVEPAGGKMEPAGEKVEPAGGKMEPAGGKVEPAGEEVEPAGEEVEPAGENVEPAGEEVEPAGENVEPAGGKMEPAGEKVEPAGGKMEPAGEKVEPAGEKMEPAGGKMEPAGEKVEPAGEKMEPAEENIEPAGGKVEPAGGKVEPAAGKMEPAGGKMEPAGGNVEPAGGKIEPAEENIEPAGENVGPAGEEVEPAGGKVEPAGEKMEPAGGKVEPAGEKMEPAGGKVEPAGGKMEPAGGKMEPAGGKVEPAGGKVEPAGEKMEPAGEKVEPDGGKVEPAGEKMEPAGGKVEPAGEKMEPAGGKVEPAGEKMEPAGEMVGPAGEDEPAGGKMEPTGNQFEPSGHQVEPAADLVEPAGENVEPAGDQVEPAGGKMEPAGENVEPAGDQVEPAGENVEPSGGKVTPAGEKMEPAGEMVGPAGEDEPAGGKMEPTGGKIEPAGGKMEPAGNQFEPSGHQVEPAADLVEPAGENVKTDGDQVEPAGEKMEPAGNKVEPAGEEIEPAGEQVEPDGDQVEPAGEKMEPATEKMEPAVENEEKMEPAVENEEKMEPAVENEEEMEPAVENEEKMEPAGETGEEMEPAGETVEEMEPEEEGKKE is encoded by the coding sequence ATGGAACCAGCTGGAGGGAAAGTTGAACCAGCTGGAGAGGAAGTTGAACCAGCTGGAGGTAAAATGGAACCAGCTGGAGAGAAAGTTGAACCAGCTGGAGGGAAAATGGAACCAGCTGGAGGGAAAGTTGAACCAGCTGGAGAGGAAGTTGAACCAGCTGGAGAGGAAGTTGAACCAGCTGGAGAGAATGTTGAACCAGCTGGAGAGGAAGTTGAACCAGCTGGAGAGAATGTTGAACCAGCTGGAGGGAAAATGGAACCAGCTGGAGAGAAAGTTGAACCAGCTGGAGGGAAAATGGAACCAGCTGGAGAGAAAGTTGAACCAgctggagagaaaatggaaccaGCTGGAGGGAAAATGGAACCAGCTGGAGAGAAAGTTGAACCAgctggagagaaaatggaaccaGCTGAAGAGAACATTGAACCAGCTGGAGGGAAAGTTGAACCAGCTGGAGGGAAAGTTGAACCAGCTGCAGGGAAAATGGAACCAGCTGGAGGGAAAATGGAACCAGCTGGAGGGAACGTTGAACCAGCTGGAGGGAAAATTGAACCAGCTGAAGAGAACATTGAACCAGCTGGAGAGAATGTTGGACCAGCTGGAGAGGAAGTTGAACCAGCTGGAGGGAAAGTTGAACCAgctggagagaaaatggaaccaGCTGGAGGGAAAGTTGAACCAgctggagagaaaatggaaccaGCTGGAGGGAAAGTTGAACCAGCTGGAGGGAAAATGGAACCAGCTGGAGGGAAAATGGAACCAGCTGGAGGGAAAGTTGAACCAGCTGGAGGGAAAGTTGAACCAgctggagagaaaatggaaccaGCTGGAGAGAAAGTTGAACCAGATGGAGGGAAAGTTGAACCAgctggagagaaaatggaaccaGCTGGAGGGAAAGTTGAACCAgctggagagaaaatggaaccaGCTGGAGGGAAAGTTGAACCAgctggagagaaaatggaaccaGCTGGAGAGATGGTTGGACCAGCTGGAGAGGACGAACCAGCTGGAGGGAAAATGGAACCAACTGGTAACCAATTTGAACCTTCTGGGCACCAAGTTGAACCAGCTGCAGATCTAGTTGAACCAGCTGGAGAGAATGTTGAACCAGCTGGAGACCAAGTTGAACCAGCTGGAGGGAAAATGGAGCCAGCTGGGGAGAATGTTGAACCAGCCGGAGACCAAGTTGAACCAGCTGGAGAGAATGTTGAACCATCTGGAGGGAAAGTTACACCAgctggagagaaaatggaaccaGCTGGAGAGATGGTTGGACCAGCTGGAGAGGACGAACCAGCTGGAGGGAAAATGGAACCAACTGGAGGGAAAATTGAACCAGCTGGAGGGAAAATGGAACCAGCTGGTAACCAATTTGAACCTTCTGGACACCAAGTTGAACCAGCTGCAGATCTAGTTGAACCAGCTGGAGAGAATGTCAAAACAGATGGAGACCAGGTTGAACCAGCTGGTGAGAAAATGGAACCAGCTGGAAATAAAGTTGAACCAGCTGGAGAAGAAATTGAACCAGCTGGAGAACAAGTTGAACCAGATGGTGACCAAGTTGAACCAgctggagagaaaatggaaccaGCTACAGAGAAAATGGAACCAGCtgtagagaatgaagagaaaatggaaccagctgtagagaatgaagagaaaatggaaccagctgtagagaatgaagaggaaatggaaccAGCtgtagagaatgaagagaaaatggaaccaGCTGGGGAGACTGGAGAGGAAATGGAACCAGCTGGGGAGACTGTAGAGGAAATGGAAccggaggaagaagggaaaaaagaatga
- the LOC123509336 gene encoding golgin subfamily A member 6-like protein 2 isoform X3 — translation MEPAGGKVEPAGEEVEPAGGKMEPAGEKVEPAGGKMEPAGGKVEPAGEEVEPAGEEVEPAGENVEPAGEEVEPAGENVEPAGGKMEPAGEKVEPAGGKMEPAGEKVEPAGEKMEPAGGKMEPAGEKVEPAGEKMEPAEENIEPAGGKVEPAGGKVEPAAGKMEPAGGKMEPAGGNVEPAGGKIEPAEENIEPAGENVGPAGEEVEPAGGKVEPAGEKMEPAGGKVEPAGEKMEPAGGKVEPAGGKMEPAGGKMEPAGGKVEPAGGKVEPAGEKMEPAGEKVEPDGGKVEPAGEKMEPAGGKVEPAGEKMEPAGGKVEPAGEKMEPAGEMVGPAGEDEPAGGKMEPTGNQFEPSGHQVEPAADLVEPAGENVEPAGDQVEPAGGKMEPAGENVEPAGDQVEPAGENVEPSGGKVTPAGEKMEPAGEMVGPAGEDEPAGGKMEPTGGKIEPAGGKMEPAGNQFEPSGHQVEPAADLVEPAGENVKTDGDQVEPAGEKMEPAGNKVEPAGEEIEPAGEQVEPDGDQVEPAGEKMEPATEKMEPAVENEEKMEPAVENEEKMEPAVENEEEMEPAVENEEKMEPAGETGEEMEPEEEGKKE, via the exons ATGGAACCAGCTGGAGGGAAAGTTGAACCAGCTGGAGAGGAAGTTGAACCAGCTGGAGGTAAAATGGAACCAGCTGGAGAGAAAGTTGAACCAGCTGGAGGGAAAATGGAACCAGCTGGAGGGAAAGTTGAACCAGCTGGAGAGGAAGTTGAACCAGCTGGAGAGGAAGTTGAACCAGCTGGAGAGAATGTTGAACCAGCTGGAGAGGAAGTTGAACCAGCTGGAGAGAATGTTGAACCAGCTGGAGGGAAAATGGAACCAGCTGGAGAGAAAGTTGAACCAGCTGGAGGGAAAATGGAACCAGCTGGAGAGAAAGTTGAACCAgctggagagaaaatggaaccaGCTGGAGGGAAAATGGAACCAGCTGGAGAGAAAGTTGAACCAgctggagagaaaatggaaccaGCTGAAGAGAACATTGAACCAGCTGGAGGGAAAGTTGAACCAGCTGGAGGGAAAGTTGAACCAGCTGCAGGGAAAATGGAACCAGCTGGAGGGAAAATGGAACCAGCTGGAGGGAACGTTGAACCAGCTGGAGGGAAAATTGAACCAGCTGAAGAGAACATTGAACCAGCTGGAGAGAATGTTGGACCAGCTGGAGAGGAAGTTGAACCAGCTGGAGGGAAAGTTGAACCAgctggagagaaaatggaaccaGCTGGAGGGAAAGTTGAACCAgctggagagaaaatggaaccaGCTGGAGGGAAAGTTGAACCAGCTGGAGGGAAAATGGAACCAGCTGGAGGGAAAATGGAACCAGCTGGAGGGAAAGTTGAACCAGCTGGAGGGAAAGTTGAACCAgctggagagaaaatggaaccaGCTGGAGAGAAAGTTGAACCAGATGGAGGGAAAGTTGAACCAgctggagagaaaatggaaccaGCTGGAGGGAAAGTTGAACCAgctggagagaaaatggaaccaGCTGGAGGGAAAGTTGAACCAgctggagagaaaatggaaccaGCTGGAGAGATGGTTGGACCAGCTGGAGAGGACGAACCAGCTGGAGGGAAAATGGAACCAACTGGTAACCAATTTGAACCTTCTGGGCACCAAGTTGAACCAGCTGCAGATCTAGTTGAACCAGCTGGAGAGAATGTTGAACCAGCTGGAGACCAAGTTGAACCAGCTGGAGGGAAAATGGAGCCAGCTGGGGAGAATGTTGAACCAGCCGGAGACCAAGTTGAACCAGCTGGAGAGAATGTTGAACCATCTGGAGGGAAAGTTACACCAgctggagagaaaatggaaccaGCTGGAGAGATGGTTGGACCAGCTGGAGAGGACGAACCAGCTGGAGGGAAAATGGAACCAACTGGAGGGAAAATTGAACCAGCTGGAGGGAAAATGGAACCAGCTGGTAACCAATTTGAACCTTCTGGACACCAAGTTGAACCAGCTGCAGATCTAGTTGAACCAGCTGGAGAGAATGTCAAAACAGATGGAGACCAGGTTGAACCAGCTGGTGAGAAAATGGAACCAGCTGGAAATAAAGTTGAACCAGCTGGAGAAGAAATTGAACCAGCTGGAGAACAAGTTGAACCAGATGGTGACCAAGTTGAACCAgctggagagaaaatggaaccaGCTACAGAGAAAATGGAACCAGCtgtagagaatgaagagaaaatggaaccagctgtagagaatgaagagaaaatggaaccagctgtagagaatgaagaggaaatggaaccAGCtgtagagaatgaagagaaaatggaaccaGCTGGGGAGACTGGAGAG GAAATGGAAccggaggaagaagggaaaaaagaatga
- the LOC123509335 gene encoding protein ANTAGONIST OF LIKE HETEROCHROMATIN PROTEIN 1-like isoform X1 — MKFPSNEEEWKHIAQDFDTMWDFPNCLGAVDGKHVRIVPPANSGSYFYNYKGSDSLVLMAVVNAKYEFIMCDIGVNGRISDGGVIHETVFYEKLCNDDLHIPTPAVPKNSHTALPFVFVGDEAFALRKDFLKPYPQRELTHDRRVFNYRLSRARRVVENVFGILSSRFRIYHSPINMKLEHIDSVVMATCILHNFLRKTTGDTYSVGDGNTADNEPQTLLTGLEKTYSRRATEEAHQVRDMYQEYFNTVGALSWQESRI, encoded by the exons ATGAAA tTTCCTAGTAACGAGGAAGAGTGGAAACATATTGCTCAGGATTTTGACACCATGTGGGACTTTCCAAACTGCTTGGGAGCAGTAGATGGGAAGCACGTGCGCATTGTACCGCCAGCAAACAGTGGGTCATACTTTTATAACTATAAGGGTAGTGACAGTCTTGTCTTGATGGCTGTCGTCAATGCCAAGTATGAATTCATAATGTGCGATATTGGAGTAAATGGACGAATCTCTGATGGAGGAGTGATCCATGAAACCGTTTTTTATGAGAAACTTTGCAATGACGATCTGCATATACCTACACCTGCTGTGCCCAAAAACTCGCACACTGCTCTTCCATTTGTGTTCGTGGGAGATGAGGCATTTGCCTTGCGCAAAGATTTCCTGAAGCCATACCCTCAAAGAGAACTTACTCATGACAGAAGAGTGTTCAACTATAGGTTATCACGTGCAAGGAGAGTTGTGGAAAACGTTTTTGGCATTCTTTCATCACGTTTTCGCATTTACCATTCACCAATTAATATGAAATTGGAACACATAGATTCTGTGGTTATGGCTACCTGCattcttcataattttcttcggAAAACTACAGGGGACACGTATTCTGTAGGTGATGGAAATACTGCTGACAACGAACCTCAGACCTTGCTGACAGGTTTGGAGAAAACTTACAGTAGGCGAGCTACGGAAGAAGCTCACCAAGTTCGGGACATGTATCAAGAGTATTTCAACACTGTAGGTGCATTATCATGGCAAGAAAGTAGAATATAA
- the LOC123509336 gene encoding putative leucine-rich repeat-containing protein DDB_G0290503 isoform X1, translating to MEPAGEKMEPAGGKMEPAGGKWNQLEGKWNQLEGKLNQLERKLNQLEVKWNQLERKLNQLEGKWNQLEGKLNQLERKLNQLERKLNQLERMLNQLERKLNQLERMLNQLEGKWNQLERKLNQLEGKWNQLERKLNQLERKWNQLEGKWNQLERKLNQLERKWNQLKRTLNQLEGKLNQLEGKLNQLQGKWNQLEGKWNQLEGTLNQLEGKLNQLKRTLNQLERMLDQLERKLNQLEGKLNQLERKWNQLEGKLNQLERKWNQLEGKLNQLEGKWNQLEGKWNQLEGKLNQLEGKLNQLERKWNQLERKLNQMEGKLNQLERKWNQLEGKLNQLERKWNQLEGKLNQLERKWNQLERWLDQLERTNQLEGKWNQLEGKWNQLEGKLNQLEGKWNQLVTNLNLLDTKLNQLQI from the exons atggaaccagctggagagaaaatggaaccaGCTGGAGGGAAAATGGAACCAGCTGGAGGAAAATGGAACCAGCTGGAGGGAAAATGGAACCAGCTGGAGGGAAAGTTGAACCAGCTGGAGAGGAAGTTGAACCAGCTGGAGGTAAAATGGAACCAGCTGGAGAGAAAGTTGAACCAGCTGGAGGGAAAATGGAACCAGCTGGAGGGAAAGTTGAACCAGCTGGAGAGGAAGTTGAACCAGCTGGAGAGGAAGTTGAACCAGCTGGAGAGAATGTTGAACCAGCTGGAGAGGAAGTTGAACCAGCTGGAGAGAATGTTGAACCAGCTGGAGGGAAAATGGAACCAGCTGGAGAGAAAGTTGAACCAGCTGGAGGGAAAATGGAACCAGCTGGAGAGAAAGTTGAACCAgctggagagaaaatggaaccaGCTGGAGGGAAAATGGAACCAGCTGGAGAGAAAGTTGAACCAgctggagagaaaatggaaccaGCTGAAGAGAACATTGAACCAGCTGGAGGGAAAGTTGAACCAGCTGGAGGGAAAGTTGAACCAGCTGCAGGGAAAATGGAACCAGCTGGAGGGAAAATGGAACCAGCTGGAGGGAACGTTGAACCAGCTGGAGGGAAAATTGAACCAGCTGAAGAGAACATTGAACCAGCTGGAGAGAATGTTGGACCAGCTGGAGAGGAAGTTGAACCAGCTGGAGGGAAAGTTGAACCAgctggagagaaaatggaaccaGCTGGAGGGAAAGTTGAACCAgctggagagaaaatggaaccaGCTGGAGGGAAAGTTGAACCAGCTGGAGGGAAAATGGAACCAGCTGGAGGGAAAATGGAACCAGCTGGAGGGAAAGTTGAACCAGCTGGAGGGAAAGTTGAACCAgctggagagaaaatggaaccaGCTGGAGAGAAAGTTGAACCAGATGGAGGGAAAGTTGAACCAgctggagagaaaatggaaccaGCTGGAGGGAAAGTTGAACCAgctggagagaaaatggaaccaGCTGGAGGGAAAGTTGAACCAgctggagagaaaatggaaccaGCTGGAGAGATGGTTGGACCAGCTGGAGAGGACGAACCAGCTGGAGGGAAAATGGAACCAACTG GAGGGAAAATGGAACCAACTGGAGGGAAAATTGAACCAGCTGGAGGGAAAATGGAACCAGCTGGTAACCAATTTGAACCTTCTGGACACCAAGTTGAACCAGCTGCAGATCTAG
- the LOC123509336 gene encoding golgin subfamily A member 6-like protein 2 isoform X4: MEPAGGKVEPAGEEVEPAGGKMEPAGEKVEPAGGKMEPAGGKVEPAGEEVEPAGEEVEPAGENVEPAGEEVEPAGENVEPAGGKMEPAGEKVEPAGGKMEPAGEKVEPAGEKMEPAGGKMEPAGEKVEPAGEKMEPAEENIEPAGGKVEPAGGKVEPAAGKMEPAGGKMEPAGGNVEPAGGKIEPAEENIEPAGENVGPAGEEVEPAGGKVEPAGEKMEPAGGKVEPAGEKMEPAGGKVEPAGGKMEPAGGKMEPAGGKVEPAGGKVEPAGEKMEPAGEKVEPDGGKVEPAGEKMEPAGGKVEPAGEKMEPAGGKVEPAGEKMEPAGEMVGPAGEDEPAGGKMEPTGGKMEPTGGKIEPAGGKMEPAGNQFEPSGHQVEPAADLVEPAGENVKTDGDQVEPAGEKMEPAGNKVEPAGEEIEPAGEQVEPDGDQVEPAGEKMEPATEKMEPAVENEEKMEPAVENEEKMEPAVENEEEMEPAVENEEKMEPAGETGEEMEPAGETVEEMEPEEEGKKE, from the exons ATGGAACCAGCTGGAGGGAAAGTTGAACCAGCTGGAGAGGAAGTTGAACCAGCTGGAGGTAAAATGGAACCAGCTGGAGAGAAAGTTGAACCAGCTGGAGGGAAAATGGAACCAGCTGGAGGGAAAGTTGAACCAGCTGGAGAGGAAGTTGAACCAGCTGGAGAGGAAGTTGAACCAGCTGGAGAGAATGTTGAACCAGCTGGAGAGGAAGTTGAACCAGCTGGAGAGAATGTTGAACCAGCTGGAGGGAAAATGGAACCAGCTGGAGAGAAAGTTGAACCAGCTGGAGGGAAAATGGAACCAGCTGGAGAGAAAGTTGAACCAgctggagagaaaatggaaccaGCTGGAGGGAAAATGGAACCAGCTGGAGAGAAAGTTGAACCAgctggagagaaaatggaaccaGCTGAAGAGAACATTGAACCAGCTGGAGGGAAAGTTGAACCAGCTGGAGGGAAAGTTGAACCAGCTGCAGGGAAAATGGAACCAGCTGGAGGGAAAATGGAACCAGCTGGAGGGAACGTTGAACCAGCTGGAGGGAAAATTGAACCAGCTGAAGAGAACATTGAACCAGCTGGAGAGAATGTTGGACCAGCTGGAGAGGAAGTTGAACCAGCTGGAGGGAAAGTTGAACCAgctggagagaaaatggaaccaGCTGGAGGGAAAGTTGAACCAgctggagagaaaatggaaccaGCTGGAGGGAAAGTTGAACCAGCTGGAGGGAAAATGGAACCAGCTGGAGGGAAAATGGAACCAGCTGGAGGGAAAGTTGAACCAGCTGGAGGGAAAGTTGAACCAgctggagagaaaatggaaccaGCTGGAGAGAAAGTTGAACCAGATGGAGGGAAAGTTGAACCAgctggagagaaaatggaaccaGCTGGAGGGAAAGTTGAACCAgctggagagaaaatggaaccaGCTGGAGGGAAAGTTGAACCAgctggagagaaaatggaaccaGCTGGAGAGATGGTTGGACCAGCTGGAGAGGACGAACCAGCTGGAGGGAAAATGGAACCAACTG GAGGGAAAATGGAACCAACTGGAGGGAAAATTGAACCAGCTGGAGGGAAAATGGAACCAGCTGGTAACCAATTTGAACCTTCTGGACACCAAGTTGAACCAGCTGCAGATCTAGTTGAACCAGCTGGAGAGAATGTCAAAACAGATGGAGACCAGGTTGAACCAGCTGGTGAGAAAATGGAACCAGCTGGAAATAAAGTTGAACCAGCTGGAGAAGAAATTGAACCAGCTGGAGAACAAGTTGAACCAGATGGTGACCAAGTTGAACCAgctggagagaaaatggaaccaGCTACAGAGAAAATGGAACCAGCtgtagagaatgaagagaaaatggaaccagctgtagagaatgaagagaaaatggaaccagctgtagagaatgaagaggaaatggaaccAGCtgtagagaatgaagagaaaatggaaccaGCTGGGGAGACTGGAGAGGAAATGGAACCAGCTGGGGAGACTGTAGAGGAAATGGAAccggaggaagaagggaaaaaagaatga